The Spirosoma linguale DSM 74 genomic interval TTCCCAGCCAGGTTTGCATTTCCAGTACTCCGATTGAATCCCTATAGGCTCGTATGAGTTGGTTATAGAGAGACTGATGTTGTTTGAAGAACAGCCCGAACTTAGATTGGTCAGCGAAGTGCTGTAAGTCGGCAAGAAATGGCTTGAGGGTGTTCACACTCGTGAGCCTGTTGTAAACCTCACTGGGTACAATTTTTCCCTTAGCGTTAAATCTAAACGAGTAGGCATTCATCTTAATCGAAAAATACTCGACATAGCTACCTGACAAAATCGAATCTAGTTTTTTCACAACCGGCTCTTGATCATAGTGGCTAAACCAGTTGAGTACGGCTTGGTAGTAAGCCGTATTTTTAACCACTAGTCCCGTCTTACTTTTACCGGTATTGGTCAAGGCAATAATGATATTAACCAATTCATACACGGCGGGTATTTCAACAAGCGTTTTTCCTTGGTGCGATTTGATGTACTCGCTGGAGAAATTAACGGCTGACTGGACCGTTTTCACTTGGGTGAAGGCACTATCTTTGTCATTCACTATAATGACAAAAGAATATGTTTTGCCCATCTCCACGCTCAATTGAAGCGAATCCACATCGGTAATGAAGGTGACCAGCTTATGCTTCTGGTTAATGGCCATTGGCGCTTCGTAGACGTCGGGGTTTACTTTTGGGTCTATATTCCAGCGACCTTTTCTGAAATCATCGCCATCTCGTATCGAAATGTTATATGTATGGGACTTGAGTACGGGTATGTTCTGACTAAAGCTAGGGGAGGCATTGACCAAAACCAGCAGCAGCGAACAACATCTTATCACTTGCATCATTAGCAGCCGGTAGACTAATCTCATAAGAACAATCGAAGTAAATACGAGATAAGGACGTTGATTACAGCTCAACGTTGCTTGCTGGAATTCTATTATTTGGTGTGTAATTAGGAAAGCAACTCGCTGCTATAAATACCATTCATAATCAAGGGGCTTGTTTTACCAAATTCTCATAAAAGGCTCCCAAGTGAAATGAGGTAGGTTTCATGTATCTGCTTCTTAAATCGGGCGTTTGAAGATATGCTTTCGTAACAGTTATTTTGGGCCTAATATTGGCATAACCAAACAAAGAGGTGGCTGGCCTCTGTCGGCAAATTTCCGACCGCTTGTGTCCGAAAAATTAATTGGGTATCTCAAGAGAAGTAAGGTGTATCGTAATAATCATCTCACAGAAAAGCCTTGTCCGTTGAATATGGATGTGACTTTAACTTACTGAGAAGCGAACTGGTGTATTCGCCTGATTCAAAATACCGATGTATTTATGGACGATTTTCGTAACTTCAATATCTATATAAATGACTCATTATTAGTTAAATACAATAAAAATAGTATAGTTAAACAGTTCTTTTATTAAACGATTTCAGAGCAAGTCGATTACAGTCAATCTTGAGCGGAATTATTAACTAATAGTCGATTGCGAATTACACAAATAAGGGTTGAAGTCATTTGAGTGGATCACAAATTAAATAGTATCTATAGGAAATCTGCTTTCTAACGTGCTTTAATTACAGCCACTTAAAAAAGTGTCGCTTCTATTCAGTTATATATAGGACTTACGCAAACATCTAAATCGCTGTGATACGTGGATTTGATAATTCAAGTGTCAGATAAGTCGTGAATAGATCGGAGTGAAGTTGGTAAACCGTTTTAAGAGCTTGCTTGGCTTTAAGTGTAAGCGAAACCCAAGCGTGGTAGCAACACGCTAAGTGGTTTCGTTGGGCATAAGCCTTTCGACATTGGCACCGCTCCGAACCTGTGAGTTGTTTGAAACTACGATGAAACTCCTCAATTTGCCAACGGACAGCATTGCTATTTTCAGCAACGAACCGGTTTGTAGTTACCTGTAAGTCATTCGTAATAAGCCATTCAATGCCGCCGTTTGGGGCGACTATCTTGAACAGACGAACTAGAAAGGGTAATTCTTTAAGTTTAACGGATAAGCCAGTTCGTTCATCAGCATCTGACCAAACCAGGTCATCCAGATGCTGGTAACCAGTGTCTCGATTGAGGGAAATCATCCGGTTGCTCTTCAGTGTAGTGAAGAATGTCCAACCAGAGCGGTGAATTAGTTTAAGATTATCGACCGAAGCGTACCAACTGTCGAAAAGTACAGTTCTAGCTTTGAGGTGTTTGTGGGTAATAGCCCGCCGAAACATGTCCTGGAAGTGGTCATTTTTCGTCTTGTTGTCGGTATCAGGGTGATAGATCCGATAATCAATGGGCAAAAAATCACCCTCATTTCCTGTGGAATGGACAAGATTAACCAAATTAATGCCGTTGATGGTAGCATGCTCATTGCCAGAGTATTGCCGTTTGGCTAAATCAATAAACCGCGCATATCGTTTATCCTGAACACTATCATCAACTAATAAAAAGGAATCTGCTTTGTCGTTTAAATGTGGTTCAACTAATGCCCACAAATGCCCTGAATGAAAGCGTTCCGATTTCAGAAAGCGGTTAACCATATCGTGGCTTACCTGGTCTTTGTGATCGGCCATGTGCGTGCAGGTATAATTAAATGGGGTACTGATGAGATATTCAACGTAATCCTTTTTGCTAATCATGCACTAAGTTAGTCTCTGGTGCGTAAGTCCTAATATAGTAAACTTATTTTGCTTCATTGCATATACCAATCCATCTACTTACTCGCATGCGTTATCTGTTATTATTTTTATGGCAGGGTTGGTTTCTTTCTGCTACCTGTCAGCCTTCCACTCCCCAAAAAGTCGCCTTGGGACATCTTCCCGTTGTTCAGGCTGATGCAAAAGGCACAATGCATCTGGTTTATGGATTGGATTCAACGATCTACTATACTACAGCAAACAGCTCCACGGACTCCTTTAAACTTCCTTCCCGGGTAGCTACCCTGTCAAATTTAGTGGCCGGGGCCAAGCGTGGCCCACAACTGGCTATCACGGATCAGTTTATTGTGATAACCGCCGTTAACCGGCAAGGTGATATTTATGCGTACTCGCTCAACCGAGCTACAAATCAGTGGTCACCAGCCGTACAGGTTAATGATGTACCCGAGATCGCCAAAGAAGGCTTTCAAGCCATCGCCGGTAGTGGCAATGGCTTGTTCCATGCCGCCTGGCTTGACCTGCGTGACGATAAGAAGAATAAAATTGTCGGTGCCTCTTCCCGGGATGGGGGGCGCACCTGGTCCAAAAATCAGGTTATCTATAGATCGCCTGATGGCACCGTTTGCGAGTGCTGTAAGGTTTCACTTGCCGCTAAAAATAATGATGTATATGTACAGTTCCGCAATTGGCTGGGTGGTTCACGTGACTTACATCTGATTCACTCGACGGATGGCGGCAAGACCTACGCTCCTGCCCAAAAACTGGGTACGGGCACCTGGAAATTAACGGCTTGTCCGATGGATGGGGGCGCGGTCGTTCTTTCAGCAGCAGGTCAGCCCATTACTGCCTGGCGACGTGAAAATAACCTATATACATGTTTACCCGGTGAGCCAGAGCAATCGATTACCACGGGGCGCAACATAACCTTAGCTGCTGGAACAGCACAACCCGTATTAGCTTGGGATGAGGGAGGCATCATTTGGGTTAAATCAGCGGCTAATCCAACACTCCAGGTTGGTAAAGGTCAGATGCCCAGTATTGCCGTTGCGGGCCAAACCGTAATGTGCGTCTGGGAGTCAGAGGGGCAGGTGATGATGGCCACAACTAATTTACGCCCTAAGCCGTAAGCATGAACTGGCAAGCTCCACCAGGTTTTAACCCGATGGAACTTGTTCGCTCTACAATTTATTAAGCCGCCATTGCGTGGGCACCCTGAGCCATTTTACGGCATTCCTCAGCGCATTTCCGACAAGCTTCGGCGCACTGTCGGCAATGATCCATGTGGTCAGCATGTTTTCCGCACTCGGTAGCACAGGCTTCACAAAGGTGGGCGCAAAGCTGACAGACATCAGCTGCATGGGGACTACCACTGGCCATGAAAGCGACGGCCATATAACAAATCCTGGCGCAATCGCGGTCGAGCCGAATGCAGTTGACCATCATTTTTACATCCACTTCGCCTAAACAGGCTTCGGCGCAGGCATCACAGCTTACGGCGCAGTCCTGGCAGGCTTCGATACATTCCTGAAAATGTTGGGGGGCTAAGGCAGTTTCCATACAAACAGAGGTTTTGGTTATCAGTTAGATTAACTGATTCAACGTCGATAGGTTGAGTGGGTTAATTCCGTTCGCTAAGGATAGGGCTCACTTCTATAAATTTTGTAAAGGCTACACGGAATCCTGTAAATCATCTGTTTAGAAAAGCGATTACCTTTGTTCCGGTAATCGTGTGTTCAATGCCAAAATCCCTACATACCCGTCTATTTTGCTGCTGGCTGGCCCTTCTGGTTTTGGTAAGCAGTATGGGCTTTGGTATGGTGGAACACTGGTGTCAGATGCGCGGCCACTCGAAGACCCTGCTGGCAGTTCAGAAAAATTGCCCCAAACACTGTCTGGCTGACGAACCATCAGTTCCGGCAACGGGCGAACCGGTCGTTAAAAGAGTACCCTGCTGTAAGACAACGCTCAGCTATGAACACCTCGATGTGAGCAGCTTCGTGGCCGACTATCACCCGCATCAGGCTCCCCAGCCAGCGGATTTTCTACCCAATCCCCAATTTCAGCTTCTGCTGGCGGCTCTGCTGCCCTTCCCTTCGGCTGAACCCGTTTCTTCGTTTGCCGACACCCCACTTCATCGAACGGGTCGGTTTCGTCTGACTTCCCACTGTACCTGGCTTATTTGAGCCAACGATTCATGTCGCTACTCGCTGGCGGACGGATTTGAACGTCCCGGTCAGTGGGTTTTCTGTGCGACTCTGTTAAGCGGGGTCCCCTGCTCATGCGACCAGCGGCTATACCGGCCGAGGTGCTCCTTATGTTTTGATCCTGTCTAAGCTGAGCGGTTTCTATGCTAAGGAACCTAGCTTTCGGTCAGCTGTCAGACATCATTTTCACAACCTATCTTTTCCAATGAACAACCAAACTACCGGACGGGCGCTGGCTATAGCAGCCTTATTGATGCTGGGCGTATCTGCCTGCAACACGCATGACATGTCATCCATGCAACCTGAACTAAATATTAACTACCCGGCTGCCTACGTAGTCAATGCTGAAGGGAATAGCCTGTCGGTTATTGATCTGGCTGGTCAGCAGGTGAAAGAAACGATCGCGTTTGGCGAAGCCTCAGGTGGACACAGTACTATGTCAATGACCGACATGGTCATGTGGCCCCATCACATTTACCTATCCCCCGATGGCAGCAAGTTGGGCGTTGGGGTACCCGGCATGGACCTCAGTGCGGGCCACGCCGGGGGCACATCAGGCATGACCGGTCGGGTGCTGGTGGTAGACCCTAAGACGGGTGCGACGACGGTCAACCAGCAAACACCGGTGATGAACCATAACGCCGTGTTTTCGCCCGACGGCTCCGAAATATGGACCTCCCAGATGGATGATGCCGGCAAGGTACTGGTGTATAATGCAACTACAATGGCATTGAAGAATACCATCGCTGTGGGTATGGAACCCGCCGAAGTAACAATGTCGGCGAACGGTCAATACGCATTCGTGGCCAATGGCATGAGCAATACGGTCACGGTCATCAAGGTCGCCGACAAGTCGGTTACCAAGACGATTCCGGTTGGCGATGACCCGGTTGGCGCGTGGCCCGGAGCCGATGGCAGGATGTATGTAGACAATGAAAAAGGCCAAAGCATCAGCGTGATCGACGTAGCGAGTTTAACCGTTGTGGAAACGATTAAGCTGGGTTTCACGCCTGGCTACGCAGCGTACCATGCCACCCGTAACGAACTCTGGGTCAGTCAGGCCGGAACAGGTAATAAGGTCTCTATTTTCGAGCGTATGAATGGTAGCTGGATGAAGATGAGTGAAATTCAGACGGGCCTCGACGCGCACGCCATTGCCTTCACCAAAGATGGCGCAACCGCTTACGTCACCAATCAAGGGGCGGCTACGGTATCCGTCGTAGACGTGGCCAAACGGACCAAATCGAAAGACATCCCGGTAGGCAAAAAACCCAATGGTATCGTTCTCAAATACTAAATCTTACCATGAACCCACTAAGTAAACCCACCGCCTTTGTTGCGCTCCTGACCGGACTGCTGGCACAACCAACGCTGGCGCAACTGAGCTTACCAGAACCCTCCCCATCAGCATCGATCAAACAGAAAATCGGTTTTACTGACCTGACCATTGACTATTCGCGACCGGCAGTAAAGGGCCGCACCATTTTTGGCAAGCTGGTTCCTTATGGCGAGTTGTGGCGCACCGGCGCGTCGGATGCCACGATCCTGACCAGTACCGATCCGATGACCGTAGGCGGAAAACTGCTGCCCGCTGGCAAGTATTCGCTCTTCACCATCCCAACCCGCACCGAATGGACGGTGATCCTGAACTCGTACACGGAAGGGCATGGCACGGCGGGGTACGAAGCCAAGAACGATGTGCTGCGGTTTACGGTCAAACCAGACTCGTCCGTGCGGTTTTATGAGTCGTTTACCATCGAGGTGCAGGATTTGGTAAAGAATCAGGCCAATCTGTACCTGACATGGGCTAATACGTCGGTGCATTTTCCGCTCGTGAGCAACGCTGACGAGCGCATTACGGCAGACATCCTAAAACGTACGGCAGCCGCCACCGATGAGGAGTCGGGCGTATTTTACCAGTCGGCTCTGTATTATTTCGACACAAACAAGGATGCCAAACAGGCCTTGACGTGGGCCACCAAAGCGGCCACCGGCAAACCGGCGTTCAATTACCTGCATCTGCAAGCCAAGCTGCTGGCAATGACAGGTGACTACAAAGCGGCCATTGCTGCGGCCCGGAAGTCAGCAGAATTAGCCGCCGAGAAGAAGTTTGCCGAGTACGTTACGCTCAATAAGCAGCTCATTGCTGAGTGGGAAAAGAAATTGTAAACCATGAAACCGGCCACTGCTTCGTACAAACCCGCCTTGCGCTGGAACGGCTTAACCCGGTATTATGACCGGCTAATGGCGCTAACCATGCAGGAAGAACACGTTCGGACGCTACTGCTTGAACCAATTCAGGACAGCAAGCCCAGGTACATCCTTGACGTGGGGTGTGGCACGGGTACACAGGCCATGTTATTGCATCGGCAGTTTCCTAGAGCTAGTGTGTTTGGGTTGGATGGTGATGAAACGATTCTGGCTATTGCCCAACAAAAGCAGGCGGTGATAGGTTGGCCGCTCACGCTGGATCGAGGCCTGTCAACAGCAATGCCCTATCCCCAGGATAGCATGGACATCATTACCTGTAGCCTTCTGCTGCACCACCTGTCTGATGCGGATAAACGGCAATCGATTTTGGAGATGCATCGGGTATTGTCACCGGGAGGTGTATTAATGCTGGCGGATTGGGGCAAGCCGGCCAATGATTTTATGAGGTTGTTGTTTTACGGGCTTCAGTTCTTTGACGGGTTCGATACAACCAGAGCTAACGTAGCGGGACTTCTACCGAATATGCTCTATAATGGGGGTTTTCGTCAGATTACTCAGACCAGTCAAGTCAACACGCTTTTTGGAACACTGGCTTTGCACTACGCAGTAAAGCCAGCCTAATTGCTTAAACAACGAATAGTATGAAAACCAAACAAACCGCAATGCTGATGCTGGCCATGTTGATGGCCATGCCTTCACTCTTGTTCGCCCAATCGGCCAACTACAAACAGCCGATGAGTATTTCTGCCACTGGACAGATTAAAGATGGGGCGGGCAAAGCCGTTGGCACCGTTTCCAAAGACCGAATGATTATGGATGCTACCGGCAAAAAAATTGCCTTCGTAGATGGTCAAGGCAACCTTGTGGATGCGAAAACAGGCAAGAAAATGGGAAGAATGGGCAAGGATGGCAAAACATACATGGATGCCAACGGCGATTTGATGTTCACCATTAAGGACAACGCCGACAATACATGCGACATTTTCGACGCGAAAGGCACTAAAATCGGCAATGTGCACGACAGCTATAAAGGGTCGGCCTGTGCGCTGCATTGCTTTCAGGCCGGGCATACGCACATGAAGTAAGCCAGGCAAGCTCCTCCAGTCGGCATTCCAATACACGTGGATGTAGGCTACACCCATATCACCTGAAACAATGAAGCAAATTCGGACACTATGGTTGATTTCAGCTCTTCTGTTACTGATTCAACCCGGTTTTGGACATGGTGGAAAACACAAGAAGAAAGCCGCAACGGACTCAACCCGTCGCGATTCGAGCCTGAGCCAGCATCAGTCGATGAAGCATGGGGGTATGGTTGCCGATAGTATGCACATGGATGAGGTTCAGGCGATGGCACCTATGCCCGCTCCACTGGACGCTTATCCGACGTATCACCCGATGGTCGTCCACGTACCTATCAGTATGCTACTGCTGGCCGCGTTGTTACAGCTCGTGGTTTTACTAAAACCATCGGGGCCGCTCAACTGGATAACGCTGCTGGTCGCTGCCGTTGGAACGGTGGGGGCGTATGTAGCGGGTACGTATGTGCATCCGCATACGGACGGCTTGAGCGATGCGGCACAGGTAGCCTTAGAAACCCACGAAACCTACGCAGATTATACGATCTGGCTGGGGCTGGTGGGTACGTTGCTTAAAGGCATAACGCTCTGGCGACCCCTGAAGTGGCTGGAAGGCGTAGCGGCTCTTGCTTTGGTCGGGGCGGGCATTGCCGTCGGATTGGCCGGTCATCAGGGGGGCGCGTTGACGTACCTCTACGGTATTGGCCCGCGGGGGGCCTACCTCGAACAGCATGAGGGGGAACCCGCCGATGGCAACCGCCACGAACATAAACAGTCACAGAAAGCCGAATAAGCTGGTATGAATCGAACCTGGCATCTGCGCATTCGCAAAACCCATCGGTATCTGGGGCTGTTCATTGGCGTGCAGTTTTTGCTCTGGACGGTGGGTGGCCTGTATTTCAGCTGGTCAAACCTCAACGATATTCACGGTGACCATCTGAAACGGGCCGCGACGGGATTTCCCGTCTCCCAATCGCTGGTTTCGCCTTCCGTTCCCATGAACGCGTTACGGCAGATGGGCATGACTTCCCTGCTGACGGTGACCCTGATCGAGGTACTCAACCGGCCTTTCTACCAGCTAAGCTATCAGATGCAGCATGGAAACGGTCATGTCCTGACGCACACCCAACTGGCAGACGCGAAGACCGGTCAATTGCGGGGTGAGCTAACGCAAACCGAGGCTACTGCCCTGGCCCGGCAACGATTTAGTGGCCCCTCTGAGGTTGAGCGGGTTGAGTACCTGACAACGACCAACGGGCACCACGAGTACCGTGAAAAGCCGCTGCCCGCCTATGCCATTACGTTCCGGCAACCGGCCCACGCGACGGTGTACGTAGCGGCTCAACTGGGTACGGTGCAAACCGTGCGAACCGACCCCTGGCGCATTTTTGATGTGCTCTGGATGCTCCACACGATGGACTACGAAGGGCGTGACGATATTAATAATGGTCTGCTTCGGGCCTTCTCTATACTCGGATTGCTGACAATCTCGTCGGGGTTTGCGCTGTATTTCGTTTCGTCTCCCCAGTTAAGGCGGAAGCCGAAACAAGGACGAAAATCGCAACCAACTGCCTTTTAATCAACCAAATACTTTACCAAGTAAACTCTAGATAACCAATGAAAACGATTCGATTTACCGTGGCCGTTCTGGGCCTATCATTAGTCTCACTGGCTGCTTCTTCCCAAACGACGACACCGGCACTCACCGCTTATTACTCGGTGAAAGATGCCCTCGTCGCGACCGATGCCGGGAAAGCCAAAACGGGCGCAACCACGTTGGTCGATGCGCTGGGGAAGGTCGATCCTGCCAAGCTATCCGTTACCGATAAGAAAGCCTTGGTGACGGCGAAAAGTAAAGCCGCTGCCATTAGCAAGTCGACGGATGTAAACGCACAACGGGAGCAGTTCGAGGCCCTCTCAACGAGCATGATTGCCCTGGCAAAAGCCACTAAGCCCGCTAAAACATACGTCCAGTTTTGCCCGATGGCCGCTGAGGGTAAGGGCGCCTCATGGCTCAGCTCTACCCGTGAGGTACGAAATCCATACTACGGTGACAAGATGCTGAAGTGTGGGTCAGTAAAAGAAGAAATATAGTGTTACACCACCCGGAGACGATCTAACGGATTGTCTCCGGGGAACTTACTGCTGATGGCTCTACAGGAACTCTATATTAAAAACATGGTATGCGACCGCTGTATCTGGGTCGTGCGCACCGAATTGGAACGATTGGGCTATTCGGTCACGCAGGTCGAGTTGGGGCGGGTTCTACTGGAAGAGTCTTCTGCTGATCTGACGACGATTACCGCCATGCTGGAGCGGCATGGGTTTGCTTTATTGACTGATAAAACGACCCGCGTGGTTAACCAGGTCAAAACCCTGATTATTGAACTGATCCAAAGCGGGCACATCGCTGGGTTACGAACGACGTTGTCTGATTATTTAGCCGACCATGTTGGTTTGGACTACGCGCACCTGAGCCATCTGTTTTCCACAACGGAGAATTTGACTATCGAAAAGTTCTGGATACTTCAGCGGGTCGAGCGGGCCAAAGAATTGTTGAGCTACAACGAAATTCCCATCAGCGACATCGCCAAACGCTTGGGCTATAGCAGTGTGGCTTATCTGACGAATCAATTCAAGCAGGTAACCGGACTGACACCCGCTGCTTACCGGAATCAGCATACAACCGACCGAAACCCACTAGATTGGATATAAAACTATTCAGCCTTAAACCGGTTGCTGCTCACTGGAAAGTGAAGCAGAATTTGATGAATGTACAGGTAAACCCCTGCAACCTGCTTGTGGGTTACACGAGGTAAAATTTTGCAAGCGAGGGCGGGAATTGTATAACGGCTCCGCCTCGCTCCATGACGACCTTTGCAGGGTAATTTAGACAAACCTGGAAACGGTCATGGAAACGATAAAACTGAAAACGAATATTAAATGTGGGGGCTGCGTGGCT includes:
- a CDS encoding hypothetical protein (KEGG: GG22890 gene product from transcript GG22890- RA), giving the protein MKTIRFTVAVLGLSLVSLAASSQTTTPALTAYYSVKDALVATDAGKAKTGATTLVDALGKVDPAKLSVTDKKALVTAKSKAAAISKSTDVNAQREQFEALSTSMIALAKATKPAKTYVQFCPMAAEGKGASWLSSTREVRNPYYGDKMLKCGSVKEEI
- a CDS encoding protein of unknown function DUF326 (PFAM: protein of unknown function DUF326~KEGG: psa:PST_3606 ferredoxin) — encoded protein: METALAPQHFQECIEACQDCAVSCDACAEACLGEVDVKMMVNCIRLDRDCARICYMAVAFMASGSPHAADVCQLCAHLCEACATECGKHADHMDHCRQCAEACRKCAEECRKMAQGAHAMAA
- a CDS encoding conserved hypothetical protein (KEGG: mxa:MXAN_6196 hypothetical protein), translating into MNPLSKPTAFVALLTGLLAQPTLAQLSLPEPSPSASIKQKIGFTDLTIDYSRPAVKGRTIFGKLVPYGELWRTGASDATILTSTDPMTVGGKLLPAGKYSLFTIPTRTEWTVILNSYTEGHGTAGYEAKNDVLRFTVKPDSSVRFYESFTIEVQDLVKNQANLYLTWANTSVHFPLVSNADERITADILKRTAAATDEESGVFYQSALYYFDTNKDAKQALTWATKAATGKPAFNYLHLQAKLLAMTGDYKAAIAAARKSAELAAEKKFAEYVTLNKQLIAEWEKKL
- a CDS encoding 40-residue YVTN family beta-propeller repeat protein (TIGRFAM: 40-residue YVTN family beta-propeller repeat protein~KEGG: mxa:MXAN_3417 putative lipoprotein), translated to MNNQTTGRALAIAALLMLGVSACNTHDMSSMQPELNINYPAAYVVNAEGNSLSVIDLAGQQVKETIAFGEASGGHSTMSMTDMVMWPHHIYLSPDGSKLGVGVPGMDLSAGHAGGTSGMTGRVLVVDPKTGATTVNQQTPVMNHNAVFSPDGSEIWTSQMDDAGKVLVYNATTMALKNTIAVGMEPAEVTMSANGQYAFVANGMSNTVTVIKVADKSVTKTIPVGDDPVGAWPGADGRMYVDNEKGQSISVIDVASLTVVETIKLGFTPGYAAYHATRNELWVSQAGTGNKVSIFERMNGSWMKMSEIQTGLDAHAIAFTKDGATAYVTNQGAATVSVVDVAKRTKSKDIPVGKKPNGIVLKY
- a CDS encoding hypothetical protein (KEGG: sun:SUN_1848 hypothetical protein), translated to MKQIRTLWLISALLLLIQPGFGHGGKHKKKAATDSTRRDSSLSQHQSMKHGGMVADSMHMDEVQAMAPMPAPLDAYPTYHPMVVHVPISMLLLAALLQLVVLLKPSGPLNWITLLVAAVGTVGAYVAGTYVHPHTDGLSDAAQVALETHETYADYTIWLGLVGTLLKGITLWRPLKWLEGVAALALVGAGIAVGLAGHQGGALTYLYGIGPRGAYLEQHEGEPADGNRHEHKQSQKAE
- a CDS encoding hypothetical protein (KEGG: pat:Patl_1908 hypothetical protein) translates to MRLVYRLLMMQVIRCCSLLLVLVNASPSFSQNIPVLKSHTYNISIRDGDDFRKGRWNIDPKVNPDVYEAPMAINQKHKLVTFITDVDSLQLSVEMGKTYSFVIIVNDKDSAFTQVKTVQSAVNFSSEYIKSHQGKTLVEIPAVYELVNIIIALTNTGKSKTGLVVKNTAYYQAVLNWFSHYDQEPVVKKLDSILSGSYVEYFSIKMNAYSFRFNAKGKIVPSEVYNRLTSVNTLKPFLADLQHFADQSKFGLFFKQHQSLYNQLIRAYRDSIGVLEMQTWLGKNFPQTTYNSYKIVFSPLVGNNQSANWFEYNGFKEVQAHVNFPYRNEVEKKEFSPEALHVKDGNIVFTELNHNFIGPEGQKLEYQNKLNAAFVNLTTWIRQGSPAEKAYNKARACFDEYMNWALVSLRYVDYAPPLEQAKLIAKMEKFQVEVRGFKKFGEFDQFLVECVFRSKLTHLFRM
- a CDS encoding conserved hypothetical protein (KEGG: cak:Caul_2356 hypothetical protein); protein product: MNRTWHLRIRKTHRYLGLFIGVQFLLWTVGGLYFSWSNLNDIHGDHLKRAATGFPVSQSLVSPSVPMNALRQMGMTSLLTVTLIEVLNRPFYQLSYQMQHGNGHVLTHTQLADAKTGQLRGELTQTEATALARQRFSGPSEVERVEYLTTTNGHHEYREKPLPAYAITFRQPAHATVYVAAQLGTVQTVRTDPWRIFDVLWMLHTMDYEGRDDINNGLLRAFSILGLLTISSGFALYFVSSPQLRRKPKQGRKSQPTAF
- a CDS encoding transcriptional regulator, AraC family (PFAM: helix-turn-helix- domain containing protein AraC type~SMART: Helix-turn-helix, AraC domain~KEGG: smd:Smed_2139 helix-turn-helix domain- containing protein) encodes the protein MALQELYIKNMVCDRCIWVVRTELERLGYSVTQVELGRVLLEESSADLTTITAMLERHGFALLTDKTTRVVNQVKTLIIELIQSGHIAGLRTTLSDYLADHVGLDYAHLSHLFSTTENLTIEKFWILQRVERAKELLSYNEIPISDIAKRLGYSSVAYLTNQFKQVTGLTPAAYRNQHTTDRNPLDWI
- a CDS encoding Methyltransferase type 11 (PFAM: Methyltransferase type 11; UbiE/COQ5 methyltransferase; Methyltransferase type 12~KEGG: ajs:Ajs_2683 methyltransferase type 11): MKPATASYKPALRWNGLTRYYDRLMALTMQEEHVRTLLLEPIQDSKPRYILDVGCGTGTQAMLLHRQFPRASVFGLDGDETILAIAQQKQAVIGWPLTLDRGLSTAMPYPQDSMDIITCSLLLHHLSDADKRQSILEMHRVLSPGGVLMLADWGKPANDFMRLLFYGLQFFDGFDTTRANVAGLLPNMLYNGGFRQITQTSQVNTLFGTLALHYAVKPA
- a CDS encoding hypothetical protein (KEGG: neu:NE1530 putative signal peptide protein), with translation MRYLLLFLWQGWFLSATCQPSTPQKVALGHLPVVQADAKGTMHLVYGLDSTIYYTTANSSTDSFKLPSRVATLSNLVAGAKRGPQLAITDQFIVITAVNRQGDIYAYSLNRATNQWSPAVQVNDVPEIAKEGFQAIAGSGNGLFHAAWLDLRDDKKNKIVGASSRDGGRTWSKNQVIYRSPDGTVCECCKVSLAAKNNDVYVQFRNWLGGSRDLHLIHSTDGGKTYAPAQKLGTGTWKLTACPMDGGAVVLSAAGQPITAWRRENNLYTCLPGEPEQSITTGRNITLAAGTAQPVLAWDEGGIIWVKSAANPTLQVGKGQMPSIAVAGQTVMCVWESEGQVMMATTNLRPKP
- a CDS encoding transposase IS4 family protein (PFAM: transposase IS4 family protein~KEGG: acb:A1S_0208 hypothetical protein), which produces MISKKDYVEYLISTPFNYTCTHMADHKDQVSHDMVNRFLKSERFHSGHLWALVEPHLNDKADSFLLVDDSVQDKRYARFIDLAKRQYSGNEHATINGINLVNLVHSTGNEGDFLPIDYRIYHPDTDNKTKNDHFQDMFRRAITHKHLKARTVLFDSWYASVDNLKLIHRSGWTFFTTLKSNRMISLNRDTGYQHLDDLVWSDADERTGLSVKLKELPFLVRLFKIVAPNGGIEWLITNDLQVTTNRFVAENSNAVRWQIEEFHRSFKQLTGSERCQCRKAYAQRNHLACCYHAWVSLTLKAKQALKTVYQLHSDLFTTYLTLELSNPRITAI